Proteins from a genomic interval of Candidatus Acidulodesulfobacterium ferriphilum:
- the htpX gene encoding zinc metalloprotease HtpX — protein MNYFKTFVLMTLLTVILIAAGGVLGGTQGMVIALVFAAIMNIGTYWFSDKMVLSMYHATPVTEAEQPELYSIVRNLAVRGNIPMPKVYIVDEDTPNAFATGRNPQHAAVCVTTGIMRILNNNELSGVIGHELTHVKNRDILISSIAATVAGAISMLAWMAEWGAMFTGFGGRSNDREGNIVGLIVMAILAPLIATLIQLAISRQREYAADKGGAALSGNPLYLASALNKLEAGNEEEPMPANQMTHATAHMFIINPLRSGAFKSLFSTHPATEDRIEKLKEMARGV, from the coding sequence ATGAATTATTTTAAAACTTTTGTATTAATGACATTGCTTACCGTTATTCTTATTGCCGCCGGCGGGGTGCTTGGAGGAACACAGGGCATGGTAATAGCTCTAGTTTTTGCGGCTATAATGAATATCGGGACATATTGGTTCAGCGATAAAATGGTTTTATCCATGTACCACGCCACCCCCGTTACGGAGGCGGAACAGCCGGAGCTTTATTCGATAGTCAGAAATCTTGCGGTAAGGGGGAATATCCCGATGCCGAAGGTTTACATAGTCGATGAAGATACCCCGAACGCGTTTGCCACCGGTAGAAACCCACAGCATGCCGCCGTCTGCGTTACGACAGGCATTATGAGAATTTTAAACAATAACGAATTATCGGGCGTTATCGGACACGAATTAACCCATGTAAAAAACAGGGATATACTGATAAGCTCTATTGCGGCTACCGTTGCCGGCGCGATTAGCATGCTTGCATGGATGGCCGAATGGGGGGCGATGTTTACCGGTTTTGGGGGAAGGAGCAACGACAGGGAAGGCAATATTGTCGGTTTAATCGTAATGGCAATACTTGCCCCTTTAATTGCCACATTGATTCAACTTGCAATCTCGAGACAGAGGGAATACGCGGCCGATAAAGGCGGGGCAGCGTTAAGCGGCAATCCGCTTTACTTAGCAAGCGCATTAAACAAATTAGAAGCAGGAAATGAGGAAGAGCCTATGCCCGCAAATCAGATGACTCACGCTACAGCGCATATGTTTATAATAAATCCGCTTAGAAGCGGCGCCTTTAAAAGCCTGTTCAGCACACATCCCGCAACGGAAGACAGGATTGAAAAGCTGAAGGAAATGGCAAGAGGGGTTTAA
- the scpB gene encoding SMC-Scp complex subunit ScpB, whose product MILLNPLNDYFEDINILASAVEAIIFTSGESISLERLYEIFDISSKNKNKGKEEIDKKKKEMILKAIEFIKGEFNEGGRHGIYLSVNNDNYSFKTKPEYYGIISEFLKVKPQKFTKPQLETLSIIAYKQPIIKSEVDTIRGVDSGSIIKFLLEKNLIKVAGRKDIIGKPLIYKTTDHFLEVFSLKDLGDLPSASEIEDVIEKRESINKRAEEDAEGGEGGGLLFKD is encoded by the coding sequence ATGATTTTGTTAAATCCTTTAAACGATTATTTTGAAGATATAAATATCCTTGCCTCGGCAGTGGAAGCTATAATATTTACATCCGGCGAATCAATCTCTTTGGAAAGGCTTTACGAAATTTTTGATATAAGTTCTAAAAATAAAAATAAAGGGAAAGAGGAAATCGATAAAAAAAAGAAGGAAATGATTTTAAAAGCAATAGAATTTATAAAAGGCGAATTTAACGAAGGCGGCAGGCACGGGATATATTTATCCGTCAATAACGATAATTACAGTTTTAAGACAAAGCCGGAATATTACGGGATAATTTCCGAATTTTTAAAGGTAAAGCCGCAAAAGTTTACGAAACCGCAATTAGAAACATTATCCATCATAGCGTATAAGCAGCCGATCATTAAAAGCGAAGTTGATACGATAAGAGGGGTAGATTCCGGAAGCATAATAAAATTTTTATTGGAAAAAAATCTTATTAAAGTTGCAGGCAGGAAGGACATTATCGGAAAACCTTTAATTTATAAGACGACCGACCATTTTTTGGAGGTTTTTAGCCTTAAGGATTTGGGCGATTTGCCGTCCGCCTCCGAGATTGAAGATGTTATCGAAAAAAGGGAAAGCATAAATAAAAGGGCGGAAGAAGATGCGGAAGGCGGGGAAGGAGGCGGGCTTTTATTTAAAGATTAA
- a CDS encoding MBL fold metallo-hydrolase, translating to MISEILFESPNHKFIYFGKDGERPDYIIDTNQYLLIHDKVATIMDPGGIEMFSSVSSAFAGEVRMSEVKYIFSSHQDPDVISALALWLSITDSKVIIDRIWSTFISHYGARPENMIMVEDTGMKLNMTKDYAFEIIPAHYLHSPGHLNLYDPVSKILFTGDIGAALVPKEDLKGKRKPNIFVQDFDNHTKYMEYFHKRWMPSNEPKKVWIDRISKLDIEMIAPQHGLIFKGKEMVSRFLTWFDSLKVGLYSK from the coding sequence ATGATTTCCGAAATTCTATTTGAATCGCCCAATCATAAGTTTATTTATTTTGGCAAGGACGGCGAAAGACCCGATTACATAATAGATACGAATCAATATTTGCTCATACACGACAAGGTGGCGACAATAATGGATCCCGGCGGCATAGAAATGTTTTCCTCCGTTTCATCCGCTTTTGCCGGCGAAGTCAGAATGTCTGAAGTTAAATACATCTTTTCCTCCCATCAGGACCCCGATGTAATCTCGGCATTGGCTTTATGGCTTTCCATCACTGACTCTAAGGTTATAATAGACAGGATTTGGTCCACATTTATATCGCATTATGGAGCAAGGCCCGAAAATATGATAATGGTCGAAGATACGGGTATGAAGCTGAATATGACAAAGGATTACGCCTTCGAGATAATTCCTGCGCATTACCTGCATTCACCGGGACACTTAAACCTATACGACCCTGTTTCAAAAATACTTTTTACGGGCGACATTGGGGCGGCGCTTGTTCCCAAGGAAGATTTAAAAGGGAAAAGAAAACCGAACATATTTGTTCAGGATTTTGACAATCACACTAAATATATGGAATACTTTCATAAGAGATGGATGCCGTCGAACGAGCCGAAAAAGGTCTGGATAGATAGGATTTCTAAGCTCGATATCGAAATGATAGCGCCGCAGCACGGTCTCATTTTTAAAGGAAAGGAGATGGTTAGCAGATTTTTGACATGGTTCGATTCCCTGAAAGTCGGGCTTTATTCCAAATAA
- a CDS encoding methyl-accepting chemotaxis protein — translation MKLISGKEYQKLLSEIAELKKKNNELNLSLSKKNSETAGVIDGYKKEIEALKLKISSQEDDIANKDNLLSSCAKDSEELPILNEKFNRFVKNCRESKDNMKNFVDSLAHMYSSSFSTLEKTYNDSIELYKLTLFTDEILSTIVSITDQINLLALNAAIEAARAGEAGRGFAVVADEVRKLSEKSSSSTKEISNVLFGIRKVSAKLNDTLRIDSKLNEGLTKTIRNIDSKVSEICV, via the coding sequence ATGAAACTTATATCGGGTAAAGAATATCAAAAATTACTTAGCGAAATTGCCGAACTTAAAAAAAAGAATAATGAACTTAACCTGTCTTTGAGCAAAAAGAACAGTGAAACCGCAGGGGTTATCGATGGTTATAAAAAAGAAATAGAGGCGTTAAAGCTAAAAATTTCTTCGCAGGAAGACGATATAGCGAACAAAGACAACCTTCTTAGCTCATGCGCAAAGGATTCTGAAGAACTTCCTATACTTAATGAAAAATTTAACCGGTTCGTTAAAAATTGCAGGGAGTCTAAAGACAATATGAAAAATTTCGTAGATTCATTAGCCCATATGTATTCAAGCTCATTTTCAACACTTGAAAAGACATATAACGATTCGATCGAACTTTATAAGCTGACGCTTTTTACGGATGAAATACTTAGCACCATTGTTTCGATAACCGACCAAATCAATTTACTGGCACTAAATGCCGCAATCGAAGCCGCGAGGGCAGGGGAAGCGGGCAGGGGGTTTGCGGTTGTTGCGGATGAGGTAAGAAAACTTTCGGAAAAGTCTTCAAGTTCGACAAAGGAAATATCTAATGTTCTATTCGGTATTAGAAAGGTCAGTGCGAAACTTAACGATACTCTCAGGATAGACAGTAAATTAAACGAAGGGCTTACGAAAACTATTAGGAATATAGACAGCAAAGTTTCAGAGATTTGCGTGTGA
- a CDS encoding universal stress protein, translating to MEIEKKVLVAIDLNFETSFILTQAASFFRENAAKFYILHVISSAPFSIINRKANLQLKMKEAHEAVEDGLKKSGLYYLNYEIFISYGFPASEILNFSRKKGSDLIAIGTHQKIGVKEFISGSISFSVAKNSLCPVLLIPLKNSIKLSKEELAKEPAVSLVNPS from the coding sequence ATGGAAATAGAAAAAAAGGTTCTTGTCGCAATTGATTTAAATTTTGAAACATCTTTTATATTAACGCAAGCCGCTTCATTTTTTAGGGAAAATGCGGCAAAATTTTACATTTTGCATGTAATCTCTTCCGCTCCGTTTTCTATAATAAACAGGAAGGCCAATCTTCAGCTTAAAATGAAAGAAGCGCATGAAGCCGTGGAAGATGGATTAAAAAAGTCGGGTTTATATTATTTAAATTATGAGATTTTTATATCTTACGGTTTCCCCGCATCCGAAATTCTTAATTTTTCGAGGAAAAAAGGGTCGGATTTAATTGCCATTGGAACTCATCAAAAAATAGGCGTTAAGGAATTTATATCGGGTTCGATTTCTTTTTCAGTTGCAAAAAATTCCCTGTGCCCTGTGCTTTTAATCCCGCTTAAAAATTCAATCAAATTAAGCAAAGAAGAGTTGGCTAAAGAACCTGCGGTATCTTTGGTAAATCCCTCATAA
- a CDS encoding ferritin, with translation MYMCEDYHDSNLTKETINLEMARQSLIEEFQAINWYQERFELTGDEELKKILAHNRDEEKEHAAMLMEYIRKNDPVQDDKFLHHD, from the coding sequence ATGTATATGTGCGAAGATTACCATGACTCGAATTTAACGAAAGAAACAATAAACCTTGAAATGGCAAGACAATCTTTAATCGAAGAATTTCAAGCAATTAACTGGTATCAAGAAAGATTCGAACTTACCGGGGACGAGGAATTAAAAAAAATTTTAGCCCACAACAGGGACGAAGAAAAAGAACATGCGGCAATGCTTATGGAATACATTAGAAAGAATGACCCCGTTCAGGATGACAAATTTCTTCATCACGATTAA
- a CDS encoding indolepyruvate ferredoxin oxidoreductase subunit alpha, which yields MANVNAALLTGNEAIAAGAYKAGVHVATGYPGTPSSEILPYLARFNNAIVNWSINEKTALEIAIGASIGYKRSMFTTKHVGLNVASDPLMTLAITGVRGGIAVITADDPAMHSSQNEQDNRFYSKFAKVPMFEPSDSNECFEFTCEAFEISERFDTPVIIRTTTRISHSKSIVRTPPAYLPNMNSNLENENNSYPKPKEKTYIKDIEKFVMAPVYARKRHKIAIERLKKLQEFSNNSGINNIEYNSLDFGIITSGISYQYVKEIAPFASVLKLSFSYPIPDLLIKEFVKKVKSVIIVEELEPFIQDEISSIGINLRGKEIFNRFGELTPDMVKEGLINAGFIKKYDNKSSDKLQGKGGSSKLDSLLEKLPQRLPALCSGCPHTSVFYALKKLKVPVMGDIGCYTLGALPPLNAMDSCISMGLAFGAAQGLSLSNSSPKKIAGIMGDSTFFHSGITSLIDAKYNNACFTAIILDNSTTAMTGGQDHPGTGKNLSSGQVVSNKIDIKRVVEGIGIDEIYIIDPYNYNAVYKTLKKALSSKNLNVIITKRPCILYPCKIDLGKKFKILEGCNGCDLCMQIGCPSILNSENFLDNNKPIPFIDSSCIGCSICKDICIFNFIEEIKS from the coding sequence ATTGCAAATGTTAACGCCGCCCTTCTCACAGGCAACGAAGCAATAGCCGCCGGCGCTTACAAAGCAGGTGTTCATGTGGCAACAGGCTACCCGGGCACCCCAAGTTCCGAAATCCTTCCCTATCTTGCAAGATTTAACAATGCTATCGTTAACTGGTCGATAAACGAAAAAACGGCGCTCGAAATAGCGATTGGCGCATCTATCGGTTATAAAAGGTCTATGTTCACCACAAAACATGTCGGACTTAATGTAGCTTCGGATCCGCTTATGACTCTTGCGATAACGGGAGTTCGCGGCGGCATCGCCGTTATCACTGCCGATGACCCTGCTATGCACAGTTCTCAAAACGAACAGGACAACAGGTTTTATTCAAAATTTGCCAAAGTTCCGATGTTTGAACCCTCGGATAGCAATGAATGCTTTGAGTTTACCTGTGAGGCTTTTGAAATAAGCGAAAGGTTCGATACGCCCGTTATAATCAGAACGACTACAAGAATATCCCACTCAAAAAGTATTGTCCGTACCCCGCCGGCTTACCTGCCGAACATGAATTCAAATTTAGAAAACGAAAATAATTCTTATCCGAAACCAAAAGAAAAAACCTACATTAAAGACATAGAAAAATTTGTTATGGCTCCTGTTTATGCAAGAAAAAGACATAAAATCGCGATCGAAAGGCTAAAAAAATTGCAGGAATTTTCAAATAATTCCGGCATTAATAATATCGAATATAACAGCCTTGATTTTGGAATAATTACAAGCGGGATTTCATACCAGTATGTTAAAGAAATTGCTCCGTTCGCCTCCGTTTTAAAACTCTCTTTTTCTTATCCCATACCCGATTTACTTATTAAAGAATTTGTAAAAAAAGTAAAAAGCGTCATCATAGTCGAGGAATTAGAACCGTTCATACAAGACGAAATATCCTCTATAGGCATAAACTTAAGGGGCAAAGAGATTTTTAACAGATTTGGAGAACTCACGCCTGATATGGTAAAAGAAGGGCTTATAAATGCCGGCTTTATTAAAAAATATGACAATAAATCGTCTGACAAATTGCAGGGAAAAGGCGGCTCGAGCAAACTTGACAGTCTTTTGGAAAAATTGCCTCAAAGGCTTCCTGCTCTTTGCAGCGGATGCCCGCATACCTCCGTATTTTATGCCCTGAAAAAACTCAAGGTTCCGGTTATGGGAGACATAGGCTGTTATACCCTTGGCGCATTGCCGCCTCTAAATGCAATGGATAGCTGCATATCGATGGGACTTGCCTTTGGAGCGGCGCAGGGCTTATCTTTATCAAATTCCTCGCCTAAAAAAATTGCAGGCATAATGGGGGATTCTACATTTTTTCATTCCGGTATTACTTCACTAATAGACGCAAAATACAATAACGCCTGTTTTACGGCAATTATTTTGGATAATTCGACAACCGCAATGACAGGCGGACAGGATCATCCCGGAACCGGTAAAAACCTGTCCTCGGGTCAAGTCGTATCTAACAAAATAGATATAAAAAGAGTGGTAGAAGGCATTGGAATAGATGAAATATATATCATTGACCCATATAATTATAACGCCGTTTATAAAACCTTAAAAAAGGCGCTAAGCTCCAAAAATTTAAATGTGATTATCACAAAAAGGCCGTGTATTTTATATCCATGCAAAATCGATCTAGGTAAAAAATTTAAGATACTCGAAGGTTGCAACGGATGCGATCTCTGCATGCAAATCGGATGCCCTTCTATCCTTAATTCGGAGAATTTTTTGGATAATAATAAACCGATTCCTTTTATCGATAGCTCGTGCATCGGCTGTTCTATTTGCAAAGATATATGTATATTTAACTTTATCGAAGAAATTAAATCTTAA
- a CDS encoding indolepyruvate oxidoreductase subunit beta — MDTQNILVCGIGGQGVVLAGKIISHAAFEKGFDVKTSEVHGMSQRGGSVSTHIRFGDKVFSPLIPGQSADILLSFDIYETLRYARDFADKKTLIISSNYGKIPLWASARENDRISIAEISGALKINFDKLLMVNNKETAMSLGNIKVANIILIGLLSKFTDIEEDFWLKVIKDNVPKKTEEINIKSFLAGRNEK, encoded by the coding sequence ATGGATACGCAAAATATATTAGTATGCGGAATCGGCGGACAGGGCGTGGTTCTTGCCGGAAAGATTATCAGCCACGCCGCTTTCGAGAAAGGCTTCGATGTTAAGACTTCGGAGGTTCACGGCATGTCTCAAAGAGGCGGTTCCGTCTCGACTCATATAAGATTTGGAGATAAGGTATTCTCGCCGCTTATACCGGGACAGAGCGCCGATATACTTCTTTCATTCGATATTTACGAAACTTTAAGATATGCCAGAGATTTTGCGGATAAAAAAACATTAATAATTTCGTCAAATTATGGTAAGATTCCATTGTGGGCATCCGCCCGTGAAAATGACAGGATTTCTATTGCGGAGATTAGCGGGGCTTTAAAAATTAATTTCGATAAACTGCTTATGGTTAATAATAAAGAAACGGCAATGTCTTTAGGAAATATCAAGGTTGCCAATATTATACTAATAGGGCTTTTATCAAAATTTACCGATATAGAAGAGGATTTCTGGCTTAAAGTTATCAAAGACAATGTTCCCAAAAAAACCGAAGAAATAAATATTAAGTCATTTTTAGCGGGTAGAAATGAAAAATAA
- a CDS encoding phenylacetate--CoA ligase has protein sequence MDYLELKTLQTARLKETLRTVFIKNDFYKNKLNEAGIKHISDIDNIKNIDDIKNLPFTAKIDLVNNYPFGIFSRPLKDLIRIHASSGTTGKPIIAGYTKRDIRVWSHLMARVLCAAGLGKNDIGQNAYGYGLFTGGLGFHYGAEALGMTIIPMSTGFTERQFTMMEDIGATALFCTPSYALFLGEEINKFIKDTSKIKLKKGIFGAEPWSNEFRQNIESSLNIDAYDIYGLSELLGPGVAFECVYKNGLHINEDNFLPEIINPKTGEVLKEGEQGELVLTSLNRQAMPLIRFRTKDITSLYKDKCRCGRSFVRMHKIKGRTDDMIILKGVNIFPSQIESIIFGYDYLEPAYLIELYTDNLLDKMNVIIEPKQEVFNMGGSKMDELTKEISHKIYELVGIRSKVTAVPPKTLERSQGKSKRIRDLRKKI, from the coding sequence ATGGATTACCTTGAGTTAAAAACTCTTCAGACTGCGAGGCTTAAAGAGACCCTCAGAACCGTATTCATAAAAAATGATTTTTACAAAAACAAATTAAACGAAGCAGGCATAAAGCACATAAGCGATATCGATAATATTAAAAATATAGACGATATTAAAAACTTGCCGTTTACGGCAAAAATAGACCTCGTAAACAATTATCCTTTCGGCATTTTTTCCCGCCCTTTAAAAGACCTGATAAGGATTCATGCTTCCTCCGGAACTACGGGAAAACCCATTATAGCAGGTTATACAAAACGGGACATCAGGGTATGGTCGCATCTTATGGCTCGTGTTTTATGCGCTGCCGGGCTCGGTAAAAACGATATAGGACAGAATGCTTACGGTTACGGATTATTTACAGGCGGACTCGGCTTTCATTACGGGGCCGAAGCGCTTGGAATGACGATAATTCCAATGTCAACAGGTTTTACGGAGAGACAGTTTACGATGATGGAAGATATAGGCGCTACAGCCCTTTTTTGTACCCCTTCTTATGCCCTTTTTTTAGGAGAGGAGATAAATAAATTTATAAAGGATACATCAAAAATAAAATTAAAAAAGGGGATATTCGGCGCAGAACCATGGTCGAACGAATTCAGGCAAAATATAGAAAGCTCGCTTAACATAGACGCCTACGACATATACGGTTTAAGCGAACTTTTGGGTCCCGGAGTCGCTTTTGAATGCGTATATAAAAACGGTCTCCATATAAACGAAGATAACTTTCTTCCCGAAATAATAAATCCAAAAACTGGCGAAGTCCTTAAGGAAGGTGAACAGGGCGAATTAGTTTTAACGAGCCTGAACAGGCAGGCTATGCCGCTTATAAGATTCAGAACAAAGGATATAACGAGTTTATATAAAGATAAATGCAGATGCGGAAGGTCTTTTGTCAGAATGCATAAGATAAAAGGAAGAACCGACGATATGATTATCTTAAAAGGGGTTAATATTTTCCCTTCCCAAATCGAATCTATAATATTCGGATACGATTACCTTGAACCCGCCTATTTAATCGAACTTTACACCGACAATCTTCTTGACAAAATGAATGTTATTATCGAGCCGAAACAGGAGGTTTTTAACATGGGTGGAAGCAAAATGGACGAATTAACAAAAGAAATTTCACATAAAATTTACGAATTGGTCGGCATTCGGTCTAAAGTAACTGCCGTTCCGCCGAAAACTCTGGAAAGGAGCCAGGGGAAATCCAAACGAATCAGGGATTTAAGAAAGAAAATATAA
- a CDS encoding DUF116 domain-containing protein, with the protein MFVKFIKKEHVYFLKIISASIVVLLIISAFLFWVISGGIEKLSPDLPLYIFLFFAAIVFIVLAIFFISLSFKKNKSRSALVYPARYILIRLLYPMAFFITSVFRINRDKMQSSFIEINNFLLFSLNKQILKDRILILLPHCLQLHNCKAKITEDVHNCLKCGKCNIKELALLSDKKGIFIAVATGGTLARRVLEEKRPKAVIAVACERDLSSGIIDSFPLPVYGLSNIRPNGPCRDTLVDVNALCGLIEKIAV; encoded by the coding sequence ATGTTTGTAAAATTTATAAAAAAAGAGCATGTTTATTTTTTAAAAATAATATCGGCATCTATTGTAGTATTGCTGATAATATCGGCTTTCCTTTTTTGGGTAATATCCGGCGGAATCGAAAAATTAAGCCCCGATTTACCCCTTTATATATTTTTGTTTTTTGCGGCAATAGTTTTTATTGTTTTAGCCATTTTTTTTATAAGTTTGTCTTTTAAAAAAAATAAAAGCCGATCAGCATTAGTTTATCCTGCAAGATATATTTTAATCAGATTATTATATCCCATGGCCTTTTTTATTACCTCTGTTTTTAGGATTAACAGGGATAAGATGCAAAGTTCTTTTATAGAGATAAATAATTTTTTGCTTTTTTCCTTAAATAAACAAATACTCAAGGATAGAATTCTCATTTTGCTCCCACATTGTTTGCAATTGCATAATTGCAAAGCCAAGATTACCGAGGATGTCCATAATTGCCTTAAATGCGGAAAGTGTAATATAAAAGAACTGGCGTTATTAAGCGATAAAAAAGGTATTTTTATTGCCGTAGCAACGGGCGGAACATTAGCAAGAAGGGTATTGGAGGAAAAAAGGCCGAAGGCCGTGATAGCGGTGGCTTGCGAAAGGGACCTGAGTTCGGGTATTATAGATAGTTTTCCTTTGCCTGTTTACGGGTTGTCCAATATAAGGCCAAACGGGCCATGCAGGGATACGCTCGTAGATGTAAATGCATTATGCGGGTTAATAGAAAAGATAGCGGTATAA
- a CDS encoding methionyl-tRNA formyltransferase → MPSFNNLNTPLNVVFMGTPEIASEALQNILELFKTNILDLKCIYTKSPVWDGKTKEVIKSSVNITAGEAGIKVRTPETLKNNQDEIEFLKSLDLDLIVVVAFGLILPDDILAIPQYGVLNLHPSLLPDLRGPSPIHYAILKRVKYSGVSIMALDSGIDTGPVIAQNKVSIGKDEYYETLYKNLSKAGGVLLAEVIKTIFRVKLNVFKYAYPQSSIKISSMTESKLIDLTAQRLDFFRGGPLEIYSKIRAFRESGGAFFMFKGKIVKLLEAKILINGKEFNNEFNDNMNTEDINKHADKDGDINTKDGLDIYGGYSGYYDYIDYIEKEKNGFEEIEGHIQNSFELIQAAVPGTVILANKCGFVIKTVKKGVYLSLLRLKPEGKRLMEYKDFINGYRIKSGDILK, encoded by the coding sequence ATGCCTTCTTTTAATAATCTGAACACGCCCTTGAATGTTGTTTTTATGGGGACGCCGGAGATTGCCTCGGAAGCGCTGCAAAACATTTTAGAACTTTTTAAAACAAATATTCTGGACTTAAAGTGCATTTATACGAAATCACCCGTTTGGGACGGCAAAACAAAGGAAGTTATAAAATCATCCGTAAATATAACTGCAGGTGAGGCAGGTATAAAAGTCAGAACGCCCGAGACCCTAAAAAATAACCAAGATGAAATAGAATTTTTAAAATCGTTAGACCTTGACCTGATAGTTGTCGTAGCATTTGGGCTGATTCTTCCTGACGATATACTGGCTATCCCACAATATGGAGTATTAAATCTTCATCCGTCGCTGCTTCCGGATTTGAGGGGACCAAGCCCTATTCATTATGCAATATTAAAAAGGGTTAAATATAGCGGCGTTTCTATAATGGCTCTCGATAGCGGGATAGATACGGGACCTGTTATAGCTCAAAATAAAGTTTCAATTGGAAAAGACGAATATTATGAAACCCTATATAAAAATCTTTCAAAGGCGGGCGGGGTTCTTTTGGCGGAGGTTATTAAAACTATTTTCAGGGTAAAATTGAATGTTTTTAAGTATGCCTATCCTCAGTCTTCGATAAAAATAAGCAGTATGACCGAGTCAAAACTCATCGATTTAACAGCCCAAAGGTTAGATTTTTTTCGAGGCGGGCCGTTAGAAATTTACTCAAAAATAAGAGCGTTCAGAGAGTCGGGCGGGGCTTTTTTTATGTTTAAGGGTAAAATAGTTAAACTTCTTGAGGCAAAAATCTTGATAAACGGGAAAGAATTTAATAACGAATTTAATGACAATATGAATACGGAAGATATAAATAAGCATGCAGATAAAGATGGGGATATAAATACAAAAGACGGTTTGGATATATATGGCGGATATTCCGGCTATTATGACTATATTGACTATATTGAAAAGGAAAAAAACGGTTTTGAAGAAATTGAGGGACATATTCAAAATTCATTTGAATTAATACAGGCGGCGGTACCCGGCACGGTTATTCTTGCAAATAAGTGCGGTTTTGTTATAAAAACAGTCAAAAAGGGGGTATATTTAAGCCTTCTCAGGCTTAAACCCGAAGGTAAAAGGCTTATGGAATATAAGGATTTCATTAACGGGTACAGGATAAAATCCGGCGATATATTAAAATAA
- the def gene encoding peptide deformylase yields MRFLNILEYPDIKLRIKAKPLSSNEVPENIPLIKDLAYTMYKADGVGLAATQVGEDKRIIVIDISRKTDKDKIFSLDEGNILNANKDLIVAINPEIISKEGKTVYEEGCLSIPKFNADIERASEIKVRALDLSGKEIIVEAQGLLGIVFQHEIDHLDGILFIDKASPLKRSLYNAALKKSKVKKQEKDVSYTS; encoded by the coding sequence ATGAGGTTTTTAAATATATTAGAATATCCGGATATAAAACTGCGAATAAAAGCAAAACCTTTAAGCTCGAATGAAGTCCCCGAAAACATTCCTTTAATCAAAGATCTTGCATATACGATGTACAAAGCCGACGGTGTGGGGCTTGCCGCTACGCAGGTTGGCGAGGATAAGCGTATCATAGTTATAGATATAAGCAGAAAAACGGATAAGGATAAAATTTTTTCCTTGGATGAGGGGAATATTCTTAATGCAAATAAAGACCTTATCGTGGCAATTAATCCTGAAATAATTTCTAAAGAAGGAAAGACCGTCTATGAAGAGGGGTGTCTTTCCATTCCTAAATTTAATGCCGATATCGAAAGGGCAAGCGAAATTAAGGTCAGGGCTTTAGACTTATCCGGCAAAGAGATTATTGTAGAGGCGCAAGGTTTGCTGGGAATAGTCTTTCAGCACGAGATAGACCATCTTGACGGAATTTTATTTATCGATAAGGCTTCACCGTTAAAGCGGTCTCTGTACAACGCCGCGCTTAAAAAATCAAAGGTTAAGAAACAGGAAAAGGATGTCAGTTATACTTCTTAA
- a CDS encoding universal stress protein, producing MFKSILCPVDFSDTSTSAAYNAINFASEIKAEITFIHVIDIQALQNIGDLSGGSLNDFDFLVQEEKPILNKLKEECEKKGVKVKTILTHGEPHNVILGAIKEGGYDIVIMGTHGRKGLTRAVLGSMAESVVRKSDVPVLLYHYKG from the coding sequence AAGTATTTTATGCCCTGTGGATTTTAGCGATACATCTACAAGCGCGGCTTATAATGCCATTAATTTTGCTTCGGAAATTAAAGCCGAAATAACATTTATTCATGTTATAGATATTCAAGCATTGCAAAATATCGGGGATTTGTCGGGCGGGTCGTTAAATGACTTTGATTTTTTAGTTCAAGAGGAAAAACCAATTTTGAATAAATTAAAGGAAGAGTGCGAGAAAAAAGGAGTTAAGGTTAAGACCATACTTACGCACGGAGAGCCGCATAATGTTATTTTAGGGGCGATAAAAGAAGGCGGTTACGATATTGTTATAATGGGCACGCACGGAAGGAAAGGACTAACAAGAGCGGTGCTTGGCTCGATGGCTGAAAGCGTTGTCAGAAAATCCGATGTACCTGTTTTATTATATCATTATAAAGGATAA